A genomic region of Candidatus Bathyarchaeia archaeon contains the following coding sequences:
- a CDS encoding tyrosine-type recombinase/integrase codes for MTYPLVCATCAFHQPIHRKHPWTLAEIGEFIAAMDKPMYRSIAASILQSGLSLSDLLTLTYGDIKEELEEEVTPLCLELTRKKTGVQFMTFLGTWAVKLLKEHLANQKPENTSPIYNVTARTVHAYFRKTAQKYAGAFKGRNPYSPHSLRAAFRTFLSDHKVDPLYIEYWMGHKLPEQLSAYINKSRESWRQTYHEQAEPWLTPPQYKTMSFICN; via the coding sequence ATGACATACCCATTAGTTTGCGCTACGTGTGCCTTCCACCAGCCCATCCATAGGAAGCATCCATGGACTTTAGCGGAAATAGGTGAGTTCATAGCCGCCATGGACAAGCCAATGTACAGGAGCATTGCAGCCTCCATCCTCCAAAGCGGATTAAGCCTATCCGACTTGCTAACCCTAACATACGGCGACATCAAAGAAGAGCTTGAAGAGGAAGTTACGCCCTTATGCCTCGAGTTGACAAGGAAGAAAACTGGCGTTCAGTTCATGACATTTCTTGGGACCTGGGCTGTCAAGCTTCTTAAGGAACATTTGGCAAACCAAAAACCTGAAAACACATCACCAATCTACAACGTGACCGCCAGAACTGTGCACGCCTATTTCCGTAAGACCGCCCAGAAATACGCAGGTGCGTTTAAAGGCAGAAATCCCTACAGTCCCCACTCGTTGAGGGCGGCCTTCCGCACGTTCCTAAGCGACCATAAAGTGGATCCGCTATACATAGAATATTGGATGGGCCACAAACTACCCGAACAACTAAGCGCCTACATAAACAAGAGCAGAGAAAGCTGGAGACAAACATACCACGAACAAGCAGAACCATGGCTAACACCACCACAATACAAAACAATGTCGTTTATCTGCAACTAA
- the ndhC gene encoding NADH-quinone oxidoreductase subunit A, with translation MLGRLLSAKSMRSENGKSAYACGEKVNFDKLKVSVSHYRYLIYFVILDSSALLTAFAALAIRMANVLFFVIYLFIVILSGLLLLDGGDR, from the coding sequence TTGCTTGGACGTTTGTTGTCCGCTAAATCTATGCGTAGTGAAAATGGTAAATCTGCTTATGCTTGTGGTGAGAAGGTGAATTTTGATAAATTGAAAGTCAGCGTTTCTCATTATAGATATCTCATATACTTTGTGATTTTGGACTCGTCGGCGCTGTTGACGGCTTTTGCTGCATTGGCTATTCGCATGGCAAATGTTTTGTTCTTCGTAATTTACTTATTCATTGTCATTTTGTCTGGCTTGTTGCTTTTAGATGGAGGCGACCGTTAA
- a CDS encoding NADH-quinone oxidoreductase subunit B family protein, which translates to MHCHFVWLVAFRWRRPLTRRASLLKWARLKSPWVLHFNSGACNACDIEVVALLTPRYDVERFGILLEPSPRHADVLLTTGVVTRQCADRLRRIYEQMPEPRFVVAIGACACSGGVFEGSYNVIGGVDKVIPVNVYIPGCPPKPEAIIDGILKLLVSLKEAKHVDKH; encoded by the coding sequence ATTCATTGTCATTTTGTCTGGCTTGTTGCTTTTAGATGGAGGCGACCGTTAACGAGAAGAGCCAGCCTTTTAAAATGGGCGAGGCTAAAATCACCTTGGGTTCTTCATTTTAATTCTGGAGCATGCAACGCTTGCGATATTGAGGTTGTCGCCCTTTTAACGCCTCGCTATGATGTTGAACGTTTTGGAATATTACTTGAACCTTCGCCAAGACATGCTGATGTTCTATTAACCACTGGTGTTGTCACCCGCCAATGTGCGGATAGATTGAGGCGTATTTATGAGCAGATGCCTGAGCCTAGATTTGTTGTTGCCATAGGTGCGTGTGCTTGTTCGGGCGGAGTGTTTGAAGGAAGTTACAATGTGATTGGCGGCGTTGATAAAGTCATTCCGGTCAATGTTTATATTCCGGGATGTCCACCAAAGCCAGAGGCGATAATTGACGGTATTTTAAAATTGCTTGTTTCGCTCAAGGAGGCAAAGCATGTCGATAAACATTGA
- a CDS encoding NADH-quinone oxidoreductase subunit C — MSINIDEILKALSDALRDRILQTKSLRPEKTCIQVEAGAHKDAVKVLLKQDGNAGISAITGVDLGEKIELMYHIRICGTIITIGTIVSKENAKIESITDLIPGANFHEREVSDLFGVTFEGHPNPKRLILPEDWPENVFPLRKDVTAANFQSKTQISGASKDHERVSNGEKLVNIVLGPQHPALIEPEKFSLKVDGEIVKEVAPRIGYVHRGIEKAAESRTYLQNIYLVERICGICNACHATCFCQTVEAIMGVNVPPRARYLRTIILELNRIHSHMLLLGHAGLEIGYETLFHYMWRDREPVLDIMEELTGNRVITSFITIGGVRRDLKEEAISKINAGLASLKKKMSFYRQLFENDSTLKMRTRDVGVLSKQDALKLCVVGPVARGSGVDMDVRRDEPYAAYNEIPFRVITYDEGDAWARLMVRLGEIVESINIIQYALEHLPSGPYRIKVPRIVPAGEAIGRVEAPRGELFYYVKSNGTAYPERVKVRTPTFANIPAFVKIAEGGNIADVPASFVSLDPCFSCTDR, encoded by the coding sequence ATGTCGATAAACATTGATGAGATTTTGAAAGCCTTAAGCGATGCGCTTAGGGATAGGATACTCCAAACTAAATCTCTGCGTCCCGAAAAAACATGCATCCAAGTTGAGGCTGGAGCCCACAAAGACGCTGTAAAAGTTCTACTTAAACAGGATGGAAATGCAGGTATTTCCGCAATTACGGGCGTTGACCTCGGCGAAAAGATTGAGTTAATGTATCACATTCGCATCTGTGGCACAATAATTACCATCGGAACCATTGTTTCAAAGGAAAATGCAAAGATTGAAAGCATAACGGACCTAATTCCTGGAGCGAATTTCCATGAAAGGGAAGTATCTGACCTTTTTGGCGTAACATTCGAGGGACACCCAAACCCGAAGAGACTTATTCTTCCAGAAGACTGGCCGGAAAATGTTTTCCCGCTTAGAAAGGATGTCACAGCTGCAAATTTTCAGAGCAAAACACAGATTTCTGGGGCTTCAAAGGATCATGAGCGAGTTTCCAACGGTGAAAAGCTAGTAAACATTGTGTTAGGGCCTCAGCATCCTGCCTTGATAGAGCCTGAAAAGTTTTCTTTGAAAGTTGACGGGGAAATTGTTAAGGAAGTTGCGCCTAGGATTGGCTATGTTCATAGAGGTATTGAGAAGGCTGCAGAAAGTCGCACTTACTTGCAGAATATTTACTTGGTTGAGAGAATATGTGGCATATGTAATGCTTGTCATGCTACCTGTTTTTGCCAGACGGTTGAGGCAATAATGGGTGTGAACGTACCGCCTAGGGCTAGGTATTTGCGCACAATAATTTTGGAGTTGAATAGGATTCATAGTCACATGCTTCTTTTGGGTCATGCTGGCTTAGAAATTGGGTATGAAACCCTATTCCATTATATGTGGCGCGACAGAGAGCCAGTGTTAGACATTATGGAGGAGCTTACTGGCAATAGGGTTATCACATCATTCATCACCATAGGAGGCGTTAGAAGAGACTTAAAAGAAGAGGCTATTTCAAAAATTAATGCGGGATTGGCAAGCTTAAAGAAGAAAATGAGTTTTTATAGGCAACTTTTTGAGAATGATTCAACATTAAAAATGCGAACAAGAGATGTTGGAGTCTTAAGCAAGCAAGACGCGTTAAAATTGTGTGTTGTTGGTCCTGTGGCGCGGGGGTCTGGTGTGGATATGGATGTTAGAAGGGATGAGCCATACGCAGCTTACAATGAAATACCTTTTAGGGTTATCACTTATGATGAAGGTGACGCTTGGGCTAGGCTTATGGTTCGTTTAGGTGAGATTGTTGAAAGCATTAACATAATACAATATGCCCTAGAACATTTGCCAAGTGGCCCTTACAGAATCAAGGTGCCAAGGATTGTGCCAGCAGGTGAGGCTATTGGGCGTGTTGAAGCGCCTAGGGGGGAGTTGTTTTATTATGTGAAAAGTAATGGAACAGCGTATCCCGAACGTGTTAAGGTGCGCACTCCGACTTTCGCTAATATTCCAGCTTTCGTTAAGATTGCCGAGGGCGGTAATATTGCAGATGTGCCAGCAAGCTTTGTCAGTCTCGATCCATGTTTCTCATGCACAGATAGATAG
- a CDS encoding complex I subunit 1 family protein: MSFDLEFLFRVLIFPGFTFILFFTMFCDWVERKIEARMQNRMGPTYTGPFGVFQPFADFVKLLTKEDIVPFNVKNFAFKFTPIFSFSIFVFSFVFLPIDGANIIFNSNFEGDLIIVLTLVSIANFFIFLSGWSSMNPYSAIGATRVLTQFLGYDIPLFILALAPAFLAKSLSFSVIAANQNVPFVFMIPWAFVLFIITLQAELEKDPFDVPHAETEIVGGYETEYTGRRLAFLKLAKDVQIVLGAAIVVELFLGGPYGPTFYGPSAFWYTLWFTLKLLAVVALTEYLKCVFARLRIDQVLVVNWKVLLPLAFISLAAAVGVSLWFNLLR; encoded by the coding sequence ATGAGTTTTGATTTGGAGTTCCTGTTTCGTGTGTTGATTTTTCCAGGCTTCACTTTCATTTTATTTTTCACGATGTTTTGCGATTGGGTTGAAAGAAAGATTGAGGCGCGGATGCAGAATAGGATGGGACCTACATATACTGGTCCATTTGGCGTTTTTCAACCATTTGCTGACTTTGTCAAGCTTTTGACTAAGGAGGACATTGTTCCATTTAATGTAAAAAATTTCGCTTTCAAATTCACTCCGATTTTCTCTTTCTCGATTTTTGTCTTCTCATTTGTCTTCTTGCCAATTGATGGGGCAAACATTATTTTTAATTCAAACTTTGAAGGTGACTTAATTATTGTTCTAACATTAGTTTCAATTGCCAATTTCTTTATTTTCCTTTCAGGGTGGTCTTCGATGAACCCTTACAGTGCAATAGGCGCTACAAGAGTTTTGACTCAGTTTTTGGGTTATGATATTCCTCTTTTCATTCTTGCATTGGCTCCAGCTTTTTTGGCTAAAAGTCTTAGCTTTTCAGTTATTGCTGCTAATCAGAATGTGCCATTTGTCTTCATGATTCCATGGGCTTTCGTGCTGTTTATTATTACGCTTCAAGCGGAGTTGGAGAAAGACCCATTTGATGTTCCGCACGCTGAGACGGAGATAGTTGGTGGATATGAAACTGAATATACAGGTAGAAGATTGGCTTTTCTTAAACTTGCTAAAGATGTGCAAATAGTGCTTGGAGCGGCCATAGTCGTTGAACTTTTCTTAGGCGGCCCTTACGGACCAACTTTTTATGGCCCATCTGCCTTTTGGTATACGTTGTGGTTTACGCTTAAACTGCTCGCGGTTGTGGCGCTTACAGAGTATTTGAAATGCGTTTTTGCGAGATTGCGTATCGATCAAGTGCTTGTTGTCAACTGGAAAGTGCTTCTGCCTTTGGCGTTTATTTCTCTTGCTGCGGCTGTTGGCGTGAGCTTGTGGTTTAACTTGTTGAGGTGA
- a CDS encoding NADH-quinone oxidoreductase subunit I — protein sequence MAKLSPILKEVLAHFFKKPATRRYPEEKPYVPVGFRGRQIFDINLCISCGLCARDCPAKAIEMVEVDGKLRPLFHLDRCIFCYQCAESCPRNAIKSSEIFELASTNKSDLVVKPKANNVSGGSL from the coding sequence ATGGCTAAGTTATCGCCAATTTTGAAGGAAGTGCTTGCTCACTTTTTCAAGAAGCCTGCAACTCGAAGATATCCAGAAGAGAAGCCTTATGTTCCCGTTGGTTTCCGGGGCAGGCAAATATTTGACATTAATTTGTGTATCAGTTGTGGGTTATGTGCTAGGGATTGTCCTGCAAAGGCTATTGAAATGGTTGAGGTTGATGGAAAGTTAAGGCCTCTTTTTCATCTGGACCGCTGTATATTCTGTTATCAGTGTGCTGAAAGTTGTCCCAGAAACGCTATTAAAAGTTCGGAAATTTTTGAGTTGGCCTCAACAAATAAATCCGATTTGGTTGTAAAGCCTAAAGCAAACAATGTGAGCGGAGGCTCTTTGTGA
- a CDS encoding NADH-quinone oxidoreductase subunit J — protein sequence MIIELLAVGLVVSACLAIYLDEAVYSVASLACMFVLMAFLYALNDALFVAVFQLAVGAGTLAVLFLAGEMLSAKPEKEKPLKKIFPVALLAIVLSLPSIFLSVSVTPGNVSPSFSFADALWNLRAIDVILQGLVIMTVALGIAIVLHERNDGES from the coding sequence ATGATTATTGAGCTGCTTGCTGTTGGATTGGTTGTTTCAGCTTGTTTGGCCATTTATCTTGATGAAGCAGTGTATTCTGTTGCTTCTTTGGCTTGCATGTTTGTTTTAATGGCTTTTTTGTATGCTTTAAATGATGCTTTGTTTGTAGCTGTTTTCCAGTTGGCTGTTGGTGCTGGAACTTTGGCTGTTCTCTTCTTGGCTGGCGAAATGTTAAGCGCGAAACCAGAAAAGGAGAAGCCCTTAAAGAAAATTTTTCCAGTTGCCTTGCTTGCAATTGTTTTATCTCTTCCATCAATTTTCTTATCTGTTTCTGTTACGCCAGGTAATGTTTCTCCAAGTTTTTCTTTTGCTGATGCACTTTGGAATTTAAGAGCTATAGACGTGATACTGCAGGGGTTGGTTATAATGACCGTTGCTCTGGGCATTGCAATAGTCCTACATGAGCGAAATGATGGTGAAAGCTAA
- a CDS encoding chloride channel protein, with protein sequence MDYIILSVVLLAVGIYGLLTKRHLVKVLISIEIIAVAASMNFVLLASSLNRTLGEAFLILAFSTDTCVTAIVLALLVIVVKKYGTCDIRKLAEIEQSVDKEQTKLRLSSERFFEVAKYWVLPLILGSIIGLAIFLLVYIYKLLNYASFIIVNWNSSFLLASTIVALLGGYLTIRLWAENKECGCGTELVIERYHFKNGIVSLRDTISRTLASAITIGFGGSAGLEGPSLLLGGGISSFIARRLKLDQKDVKTLFLCGAAAGFSAIFKAPLTGILFALEIPYKRDVETEVFIPASIASVTAYFTSAITLGTETIFPTPTFIIPTLSTLMHAIFLGILAALVALAFMETLQRTNSISKRLASRLPMWLMTIFAGLILGVIGLLYPEALGLGYDFIHKIAMTELGELTLTNLTALLILKIVATSVTLNFGGNGGLFIPSLYVGGALGLIYAQTLNLETPVLYVILSMAAVLAATSKSLLTSITLVAETMGPSFIVPTVISAVVSYFLTGSRSLYKSQLVNKLQARHVQC encoded by the coding sequence ATGGATTACATAATTTTGTCGGTTGTTTTGCTTGCCGTTGGCATTTACGGCTTATTGACCAAGCGTCACCTTGTTAAAGTGTTAATTTCCATTGAAATTATTGCTGTGGCAGCGTCAATGAATTTTGTGCTGTTAGCCTCTTCTTTGAATAGAACTTTAGGCGAAGCATTTCTGATACTTGCTTTTTCCACGGACACTTGCGTAACCGCCATAGTATTAGCTTTGCTGGTTATAGTCGTCAAAAAGTATGGAACGTGCGACATTAGAAAGCTGGCAGAAATAGAGCAGAGTGTAGATAAGGAGCAGACAAAATTGAGGCTGAGCAGTGAAAGATTCTTTGAAGTAGCAAAATATTGGGTGTTGCCCTTAATTTTAGGCTCTATAATTGGCTTAGCCATATTCCTCCTTGTCTACATTTACAAACTGCTAAATTATGCGTCATTTATTATTGTAAACTGGAATTCTTCATTTCTTTTAGCCTCAACAATTGTTGCGCTCCTCGGAGGATATTTAACAATAAGACTGTGGGCGGAAAATAAAGAGTGCGGTTGCGGAACAGAACTTGTAATTGAAAGATACCATTTCAAAAACGGCATTGTTAGCTTGAGAGATACCATAAGCAGAACTTTGGCTTCTGCGATAACCATAGGTTTTGGTGGAAGCGCTGGATTAGAGGGACCAAGTCTTTTGTTAGGTGGAGGAATCTCTTCGTTTATTGCTAGAAGGCTAAAGTTGGATCAAAAAGATGTAAAAACACTGTTTCTGTGTGGAGCAGCAGCGGGATTTTCAGCGATCTTTAAGGCTCCATTGACGGGGATATTATTTGCCCTTGAAATACCTTACAAGAGAGATGTTGAAACCGAGGTTTTTATTCCAGCGTCTATTGCTTCTGTTACCGCCTATTTTACGTCCGCCATAACCCTTGGAACAGAAACCATTTTTCCAACTCCAACATTTATTATACCAACTCTTTCCACCCTTATGCATGCAATTTTTCTAGGAATCCTAGCGGCGTTAGTTGCGTTGGCATTCATGGAAACCCTTCAAAGAACAAACAGCATAAGCAAACGGCTTGCCAGCAGACTTCCAATGTGGCTTATGACCATATTTGCTGGATTAATTCTCGGTGTCATAGGCTTGCTTTACCCTGAAGCGCTTGGGCTAGGTTACGATTTCATTCACAAAATCGCCATGACTGAATTAGGAGAATTAACTTTGACAAATTTGACCGCACTTTTAATTTTAAAAATTGTGGCCACAAGCGTAACACTGAATTTCGGTGGAAACGGGGGGCTATTCATTCCATCGCTTTATGTTGGCGGCGCACTTGGGCTCATTTACGCACAAACTTTGAACCTTGAGACGCCTGTTTTATATGTCATATTATCAATGGCTGCAGTGCTGGCTGCGACGAGCAAAAGCCTTTTGACAAGTATAACTCTGGTGGCTGAAACTATGGGTCCAAGCTTTATAGTCCCCACCGTTATTTCAGCTGTTGTCAGTTATTTTCTTACGGGAAGCAGATCACTATATAAAAGTCAACTTGTAAATAAATTGCAAGCAAGGCATGTGCAATGCTAA
- a CDS encoding ArsB/NhaD family transporter — MDYHSVTTLAIFIITLFLMIKRPHGVSLGLAAGIGAAVSLLLGTVTLSDAAVAFVDIWDAALAFIGIVTLSVTLDAMGFFKWAAIKVVKLAGGSGLKLYFYISLLTACVSILFANDSAVLILTPIVLEIISQLKIDAKGRLAYLFSAGLIADTAAMPLITSNPINIVSADFFKYSFIDHVIFMGPVAIATIISSLLLVYAFFRKSVPKSYSMELVEALNAGEQLITSTLLRISIVTLIVIDVGYVLASLNRLPVSIVICSGALFLLGIYIITLNKPSILKEERKGVKSLAKEINWDILLFMIGIFLVVQGLRHTGAVEFFAYLFTKTLSLPLFLSVLAPSMIVTIGASAMNNWPMTILGLLSIRQAVSNVSLNSQSLTGLIFSNIIGNNLGPHFFPLGSLAILMWLETMRRKGVTIRLRDYLKVGSVVSVIEVTVASLVLWMELTFINLNLNIQL; from the coding sequence ATGGACTACCATTCAGTGACTACACTGGCAATTTTCATAATAACGCTTTTCTTGATGATTAAACGCCCGCATGGCGTAAGTCTGGGTTTGGCTGCCGGAATAGGCGCTGCAGTTTCGCTTTTGCTTGGCACAGTAACGTTAAGCGATGCGGCTGTGGCTTTTGTTGACATTTGGGACGCCGCTTTAGCCTTTATTGGAATTGTAACTTTATCAGTGACGTTAGACGCCATGGGATTTTTCAAGTGGGCAGCCATAAAAGTGGTTAAATTGGCAGGCGGAAGCGGCTTAAAACTCTACTTTTACATTTCCTTGCTTACTGCTTGTGTAAGCATACTTTTTGCAAACGACAGCGCCGTGCTTATACTAACGCCAATAGTTCTTGAAATCATCAGTCAGCTTAAAATAGATGCTAAAGGAAGACTAGCCTACCTTTTCTCCGCTGGGCTCATTGCTGACACCGCTGCAATGCCACTAATCACAAGCAATCCAATAAATATTGTGAGCGCAGACTTTTTCAAATACAGCTTCATCGACCACGTTATTTTTATGGGACCAGTAGCCATAGCCACTATAATTAGCAGTCTCCTTCTGGTTTACGCCTTTTTTAGAAAAAGTGTTCCCAAATCTTATTCGATGGAGCTTGTGGAAGCTTTAAACGCTGGAGAGCAATTGATAACTTCCACGCTCTTGAGGATAAGCATAGTAACCTTGATTGTAATTGACGTTGGCTATGTTTTAGCCTCTTTGAACAGGCTTCCAGTTTCAATTGTCATATGTTCTGGTGCACTTTTTCTTTTAGGAATTTACATAATAACTTTAAACAAGCCTTCAATATTGAAAGAAGAGCGCAAAGGCGTAAAAAGCCTAGCAAAGGAGATTAACTGGGACATTCTGCTCTTCATGATAGGCATATTCCTAGTTGTTCAAGGATTAAGACATACTGGCGCTGTAGAATTCTTTGCATATCTCTTCACAAAAACTCTTTCATTGCCGCTGTTTCTATCAGTGCTTGCACCAAGCATGATAGTAACGATTGGCGCAAGCGCCATGAACAACTGGCCAATGACCATCTTGGGCCTTTTATCGATAAGGCAGGCAGTAAGCAACGTTAGCCTAAACTCACAGAGCCTCACAGGCCTAATATTTTCAAACATTATCGGAAACAACTTGGGTCCACACTTTTTCCCTCTTGGATCTTTAGCAATTTTAATGTGGCTTGAAACAATGCGCCGAAAAGGCGTTACAATAAGGCTTAGAGACTATTTGAAAGTCGGATCAGTCGTATCAGTTATCGAGGTTACCGTAGCATCCCTAGTCTTATGGATGGAACTTACTTTCATAAATTTAAACTTGAACATTCAACTTTAG
- a CDS encoding NADH-quinone oxidoreductase subunit L, whose protein sequence is MSLFPYAPWLVWAFPIVSSLLVPLIARFSKRAKDYFAVAVCLIALIFAFSMVPDVYFNVLESSNLTVYWIPSLSISAGVYIDPLSVLLACLVTFFGLVITVYSLGYMAGEEGLTRYYFFMLLFIGSMTGLVMSDNFLQMFIFWEMVGLCSYSLISFWYKRPETVRSATKVFLMTRVGDACLLAGICILYVNLGSFSFSYIINNIGNVPMRHLTAAAFLMLAGAVAKSAQLPLHTWLYSAMEAPTSVSALLHSATMVKAGVYLIARLMLLFGALTALIPMWLPSILWIGVITAFIGATLALSATDIKGVAAYSTISQIGFMFAALGTASFVPSAGWFASLLHLVSHALFQGLDFLLIGGIIHATKTRDMRLIGGLRKAMPITFAFGIIVLLARAGIPPFISFFSKELIFQSVLSSGNLHAALILYVSTAITFAYTLRVVTLVYLREKSEYLSQIHVHEAPKIMLFSSGVLAVFCVIFVLFGNEISQFMHANVEIGLGEVFNPSTLIFLFTLLMGGFPVYLTYYRKLSLPEQIRPLRGSINKVLENGYFFDALYEKVIPRGVWLLSSSLKRAESSFFGRLPQFIANGIIRFFRIFYEHVEKSFFNRLPYLFANGVMNVAHGTRKYLDILADELLYIATNKTLASASKIRRVRSGSLEHYVAAALIGFLIILILMIVTMLR, encoded by the coding sequence ATGAGTTTGTTTCCATATGCGCCTTGGCTCGTTTGGGCATTTCCAATTGTTTCCAGTCTGCTGGTTCCATTAATTGCACGTTTCAGCAAGAGAGCTAAAGATTACTTCGCCGTAGCCGTGTGTTTAATCGCCTTAATATTCGCTTTTTCCATGGTTCCCGACGTTTACTTTAACGTTTTGGAAAGCTCTAATTTGACAGTGTATTGGATTCCATCTTTAAGCATTAGCGCAGGTGTATATATTGACCCATTAAGCGTTTTGCTTGCATGTCTGGTTACGTTCTTCGGTCTTGTGATAACAGTTTATTCTTTGGGTTACATGGCTGGCGAGGAAGGCTTAACACGATATTACTTTTTCATGCTTCTCTTTATAGGCTCGATGACAGGTTTGGTTATGTCGGACAATTTCCTTCAAATGTTCATATTCTGGGAGATGGTTGGACTCTGTTCCTATTCGCTTATTTCCTTCTGGTATAAACGCCCCGAGACAGTTCGTTCAGCCACCAAAGTTTTCCTCATGACTCGTGTAGGAGACGCTTGCCTCTTAGCGGGAATATGCATCCTCTACGTAAACTTGGGCTCATTCTCCTTCTCTTACATTATAAATAACATAGGAAATGTGCCAATGCGGCATTTAACAGCAGCAGCCTTTCTAATGCTCGCCGGAGCTGTCGCAAAATCGGCTCAGCTTCCGCTTCACACATGGCTTTACAGCGCCATGGAAGCACCTACATCCGTAAGTGCGCTTCTGCACTCTGCGACGATGGTTAAAGCAGGAGTTTACTTGATTGCCAGATTAATGCTCTTGTTTGGCGCTTTAACGGCTTTAATTCCCATGTGGTTGCCATCAATCCTTTGGATTGGCGTAATAACAGCGTTTATCGGCGCTACTTTGGCTTTATCTGCAACAGACATTAAGGGTGTGGCTGCTTACTCCACAATAAGCCAAATAGGTTTTATGTTTGCAGCTTTAGGCACAGCATCTTTCGTTCCATCGGCTGGCTGGTTTGCAAGCTTACTTCATCTAGTAAGTCATGCGCTCTTTCAAGGTCTTGACTTTCTCTTGATAGGCGGAATCATCCATGCAACAAAAACACGCGATATGCGATTGATTGGAGGATTAAGAAAGGCAATGCCTATAACATTTGCATTCGGCATTATTGTATTGTTAGCTCGCGCTGGAATACCTCCATTCATAAGCTTTTTCAGCAAAGAACTAATCTTCCAAAGCGTTCTATCGTCAGGAAACTTGCATGCCGCGCTCATACTTTATGTTTCCACAGCAATTACGTTTGCCTACACGCTACGGGTTGTCACACTTGTATATTTGAGGGAGAAATCAGAGTATTTGAGTCAGATTCACGTGCATGAAGCGCCAAAAATAATGCTTTTCTCATCTGGAGTTCTCGCAGTTTTCTGCGTTATATTTGTCTTGTTTGGAAATGAAATTTCACAATTCATGCATGCTAATGTGGAAATAGGCTTAGGTGAAGTGTTTAACCCGTCAACTTTGATTTTTCTCTTCACACTTCTGATGGGAGGATTTCCGGTGTACCTTACATACTATAGGAAACTCTCGTTGCCAGAACAAATAAGGCCGTTGCGAGGTTCCATAAACAAAGTTTTGGAGAACGGTTACTTCTTTGACGCTCTATATGAAAAGGTGATTCCTCGTGGGGTCTGGCTGCTTTCATCAAGTCTTAAGCGTGCGGAATCATCCTTTTTTGGACGGTTACCCCAATTTATCGCCAATGGTATTATACGATTTTTCAGAATTTTTTATGAGCATGTTGAAAAATCCTTCTTTAATCGTCTGCCTTATCTTTTTGCAAATGGAGTTATGAATGTGGCTCATGGAACCCGGAAGTATTTAGACATTCTTGCCGACGAACTTTTATATATTGCAACTAACAAGACTCTGGCTTCAGCATCTAAAATAAGAAGAGTGCGGTCTGGCTCCTTAGAACATTATGTGGCAGCAGCCCTAATCGGCTTTTTAATAATCCTTATACTCATGATAGTTACAATGCTAAGATAA